The Euwallacea similis isolate ESF13 chromosome 35, ESF131.1, whole genome shotgun sequence genome has a segment encoding these proteins:
- the hb gene encoding protein hunchback, whose product MYSDSIVPTKVLRGGDSSVISALKTIEEMQSDVSKQEPASSEQHAQENTYNPMQPAGWPKFGNAVYPANGVKEEPMDDAPHDSGVTSCSDLSISPASIRSNTNTTSPAPANTYQFSSANSNLPQPVWYNHPQSPEGAKQPNNPSPVLANKNEGNVNGMDGFRSPKMNSHGKMKVHKCKQCDFSAYTKVEFWAHSEVHIKTDKALKCPQCPFVTEYKHHLEYHLLNHAGAKPFKCPQCEYSCVNKSMLNSHLKSHSKVYQYRCFDCNYETKYCHSLKMHLRKYTHTPDVVLNPDGTPNPYPVIDVYGTRRGPKVKKTGNSPPIVGPPAIQAPEISNQPKMPEVSPPMMPEVPMMPEIPMMPEMPMMPEVPMMPPMLNPLLNPQAILPFPLLPLPGFPPMGPEMMLNIHNMFRERLEELAKHNMATSNPEPIRDDTGALDLTNKTSERGDSENEDEAMTTVFSNVEVVENQPEVKTEGEAEEDITVSKQQEFECEPCGISFEDEVLYRIHMGYHGYNSPFTCNMCGEECKNKVNFFMHIAKVAH is encoded by the exons ATGTATAGTGATTCAATAGTTCCCACTAAAGTACTACGAGGTGGCGACTCAAGTGTGATTAGTGCACTTAAGACAATAGAGGAAATGCAGTCCGACGTTTCGAAGCAGGAACCGGCTTCCTCAGAGCAGCACGCGCAGGAAAATACGTACAACCCCATGCAGCCGGCTGGATGGCCGAAATTTGGGAATGCTGTATATCCTGCCAATGGGGTG aaaGAGGAACCCATGGACGACGCACCCCACGACTCTGGGGTGACCTCCTGCAGTGACCTCTCAATTTCCCCCGCCAGCATCCGAAGCAATACTAATACCACATCCCCCGCCCCCGCCAACACTTACCAATTCTCCTCGGCAAACAGCAATCTGCCGCAACCCGTTTGGTACAACCACCCTCAGAGCCCAGAGGGGGCCAAGCAGCCTAACAACCCCAGCCCGGTTCTGGCAAATAAAAACGAAGGAAACGTCAATGGTATGGACGGATTTCGGAGCCCAAAGATGAATTCTCACGGAAAGATGAAGGTGCATAAGTGCAAACAATGTGACTTCTCCGCATACACCAAAGTTGAGTTTTGGGCTCATTCTGAAGTACACATCAAAACCGATAAAGCACTGAAATGTCCTCAGTGCCCATTCGTGACTGAATACAAGCACCATTTGGAGTATCATCTGTTAAATCATGCCGGGGCTAAGCCGTTTAAATGTCCCCAATGCGAGTACTCCTGCGTCAACAAGTCGATGTTGAACTCTCATTTAAAGTCTCATTCAAAGGTGTATCAATACAGATGTTTTGATTGCAATTACGAGACCAAATATTGTCACTCTTTGAAGATGCACTTGAGGAAGTACACGCATACCCCCGACGTAGTACTAAACCCAGATGGTACTCCAAACCCTTATCCAGTTATTGATGTGTATGGCACTCGTAGAGGGCCCAAAGTCAAGAAAACAGGAAATTCTCCCCCAATTGTGGGACCACCAGCAATTCAGgccccagaaatatcaaatcaACCAAAGATGCCAGAAGTATCCCCACCCATGATGCCTGAAGTACCAATGATGCCAGAAATACCAATGATGCCAGAAATGCCAATGATGCCAGAAGTACCAATGATGCCACCTATGCTGAACCCATTATTGAACCCCCAGGCAATTTTGCCATTCCCCTTGCTGCCGTTGCCCGGATTCCCTCCAATGGGTCCAGAGATGATGCTGAATATTCACAATATGTTCAGGGAGCGCTTAGAGGAATTAGCCAAGCACAATATGGCCACTAGCAACCCAGAGCCAATTCGGGACGACACGGGCGCCCTGGACTTGACCAATAAGACATCGGAACGCGGAGATTCGGAAAACGAGGACGAGGCGATGACTACTGTGTTTAGCAATGTTGAGGTCGTTGAAAATCAACCTGAGGTGAAGACTGAAGGGGAGGCTGAGGAGGACATTACCGTTTCCAAGCAGCAAGAGTTTGAATGCGAACCCTGCGGGATTTCCTTCGAAGATGAGGTGCTCTACAGAATCCACATGGGCTACCATGGGTACAACAGCCCGTTTACGTGCAATATGTGCGGGGAGGAGTGCAAGAACAAAGTGAATTTCTTCATGCACATTGCGAAGGTTGCACATTAA